Proteins from one Cryptomeria japonica chromosome 4, Sugi_1.0, whole genome shotgun sequence genomic window:
- the LOC131874958 gene encoding WUSCHEL-related homeobox 9-like, with translation MTSNRHWPNLFKSKPSTSQHQWHQMTTSSNISGPNLSSNEGTSSREEERERDKEKEKERNPDPKLRWNPKPEQIRILESIFNSGMVNPRREEIQKIRMQLEEYGQVGDASVFYWFHNRKSRTKQKQRHLQASAEKSSKFSATGQRCFDKYGVTLPNNNTSSFIGELPSSLLPCSASFPMQYLGYQQTEEINTAQYLNMEVAQMWNEGTSCTGNIHGMSNIPQNQQTYSSFLHNERQTYPPYVDHHAAAETFKPHQNLLSPPLNDSTIIHSGAGMQRFSYADSRNEIYS, from the exons ATGACTTCAAACAGGCATTGGCCAAATCTCTTCAAATCGAAGCCCTCAACTTCTCAACATCAATGGCATCAAATGACCACCTCTTCAAACATCTCCGGCCCAAACTTGTCCTCTAATGAAG GAACATCGTCacgggaggaagagagagagagggacaaggagaaggagaaagagaggaACCCAGACCCAAAACTCAGATGGAATCCTAAGCCAGAACAGATTCGAATTCTGGAGAGCATATTCAATTCTGGTATGGTGAATCCTCGGAGAGAAGAGATACAGAAGATCAGGATGCAACTTGAAGAATATGGCCAAGTGGGAGATGCCAGTGTTTTCTACTGGTTTCACAACAGAAAATCCCGAACCAAGCAAAAACAACGCCATCTTCAGGCTTCTGCTGAAAAATCCTCTAAATTCTCTGCCACTGGGCAAAGatgttttgacaaatatggtgtTACCCTTCCCAATAACAATACAAGCTCTTTCATTGGAGAACTGCCTTCCTCTCTGCTGCCTTGTTCTGCCTCATTTCCAATGCAGTACTTGGGTTATCAGCAGACTGAGGAAATTAATACTGCGCAATACCTCAACATGGAAGTAGCACAAATGTGGAATGAAGGTACATCATGTACTGGCAATATTCATGGAATGTCCAATATACCTCAGAATCAACAGACCTATTCTTCATTTCTGCACAATGAAAGACAAACTTATCCTCCATATGTGGATCACCATGCAGCAGCTGAGACCTTTAAACCCCACCAAAATCTCTTATCACCGCCTCTGAATGACAGCACTATTATTCATTCAGGCGCCGGTATGCAAAGATTTTCTTATGCAGATTCAAGAAATGAGATCTATAGTTAA